One Glycine soja cultivar W05 chromosome 7, ASM419377v2, whole genome shotgun sequence genomic window, ACAAAATGAAGAATGTTCTTAAATTAGagttatataaaaatcaagtgTATAACTCAAGGTGTAGATATCTCTTCCATATAGTTGGttatttggtaaacatgtttttccaatttataattaatatgaagTGGATTATGCAAAATAATTGACAAGCACCTtccaaaatatataaacaaataccTGAAATATGTTAAGCCAGGCTCCTACTGTTGCAGCGGCACGAGGAACAGGCCGCCTCAAAATTACTAGCAGCTTCAATGCATCTGTCCTGATCTCCATAAGGTTGTTCTGACCATGGAGGGAGTAAGTTGTCAAcaatgtaatattttataaaagtccGAAATGAATTAAAGAGCATTTATAGCAATGATGAAGGCACAAAAGCAAGTGAAAACAAGGGAGGTAGATAAAAGCATTTATACCACAGCAGCAAAAGCAAATGCAGGTGGGAATGCGCAAGCAAACATCAAAATCATTCCAAACTGCAATGCCAATTCTAAGAAATCTGCAAAACAGGATAGGATAATGTCAGTCTTGGGACACTTCTATAACATGATGAGAAATCAAGCCTTTTTAATTTAGACTTCTACACACACATGTATATCTAAATGAAACTATTTATATTCCATATGTTcaagaattaattaaataccATATACAATTTAAAAGTGTAATGAATTTGGAAGTACCATCAAATAACCCATCTTCAAGCTCCTCACCAATGCTAGCAGAGTAAGAGAGCTTCAGGTATTCTTTTTCTACTCTAGAAGTAAACTGGAACTTTTCTCTTGCTTCTCCTTTCTCATTCTTCTTGTGTcttgagaaataaaataaattagctATTGTATAGTGGTAACTGGTAACAAGGTAAACAAAATAAACCCAGCATACTCCATGTCCAAGGGGATGAAAAGGCTTACCGAACCCTGTACTTTTTATAGCTATACTTGAGATAAGGCAATGAATTTTCCACCAAGTTTTCCAACACCTGGAAATATGCTTTCTTTTACTCTTCTATGTTAAAGGAAAAGCCCCAAACTaaagagagggagaaaagtAGAAAAGTAATGGGTAAATGGGAGAAGGGAGAGACAAAGATAACATGAGAAAACTTTTCTCTGCAACCTCAGACAGAAGGAGTCGCTGAATCAACACTTGGCGAAGAGTTGAAAAATTACGATGCAACAAGGCATGATAAAAGATTCCAATGTATGTCTGCATAAAGTACAGACCAAACACCTGTGGGAGAAAGTAAACCCCTAAGTTCAATGTTTAGGATAAAGTGAAAAAAACAACATGGTATCTATTAATCCCCATCATTACCTTGTAGACCAAGCTATCAGCCCGTTTTTCTGTGTTCTCATTGTTTTCATTCATGATAAGTTTGACAGACACCTTGCCACCAATCTTGGTAATAtactgaatggcgaaaaggtatACAGCAGTGAGCCCAAACCTGAAACCCAACATTAAATAAGAGTGATATTAATGAAGTATTGATCTCAACCAAATATAAGAGTTTATATGACTAACAAAAGATACTTATTAGCATCAAATTACAGATTATTTAGTAGAGACAAGCTAGTGCCTTCCTAATGGGATCTAAATCCACAagttcaaatttattttgacAGTACAAAGAACAGAATTCGTGAGTTTTACGTGGGTGACCGAGAAGCTTGTGGGACTAATGTAACAACAAAATGAATCTCAATTTTATGTTCTTATTCTCAGGTacaacactaaaaaaaaaaaaagtccacaTTGACATGTATGAATCATGGGATAAATTGCATTTAGAAAAAACACACTCAACAGAGAAGATACTAAGTATTCATAGAgacatagtatatcgagaacaAATTGGATCACACAGTTAACGATCCTGGTGGTGTTATGCTTTACTTCACTGGATGGAGTTGAACTTTTAGTTTGACAGACACAAAACTAAAGTAGGGTAATTGCTGCTGCCTACTACAGAGtcaaaaaggagaaaatgaattaaaaacagTCACATTGATACTCAAAGGGGCTGACATATAAAACAAAATCCTTCAGAAAGGTTGAGAGCCCCATCTCAGTAAAGATGTGAAAATAAATGTTGCAAGAACTAATAATTATACGAACAAAATGGAAGATCCTTTAGTTGagattcaagaatgaaagaACAAAATAGAATGACTGGAATAAGAGAACAACACAGAGAAAgaaattccaaaaataaaaataacagaatattcaattaacacaaacaagtagaagtaaagaaaaaaaatggtatgCATTCTTACTTAATTATATCAGAATCAAGAACTTCATAAAGATGAGCATATGCCAACTCAAATGGTAACTGGAGGCATATGATGCTGAAGATAATGATAGCATCATTTCTGAATCGCATAAGACGCCCAAGCCACTCATGTCTCTGGAATATTTCCTTCTCTTTAGCTCTATCAGTCTCAAATACTTTCATGAGTTCCATTGGGGGCTGCCAGGAGCTCGACTTCCTGCCTGAAATCTTGTATCCTTGGTCAGCTGCAACTATAGAACTAATAGGCCatctgcaacaccaaaacacgagAGAGAAAAAGATGTGAAGGAAGAGGGAAGAATCTCAGCAAGCAAAGAAGTGATTGCACTGATCCCAAAAGAAGTAAAAAGTATAACATTACCTGGCTAAAAGTGCAGAATTTTTACGTTTCCAGAACTGAGAAAACATTATAGCCCAAAGTATCACCATGATGAAGAAAATAGGAAGCACAACTAACTTCAATGACCTAAAGTGTAATAAGAAGTCATAAACCCACTTGACTAGATGCAACACTAAAGAAGTGGTAGCATAAACACCCTCAGATTTGCTCACCCAAAATCTATCAATTGCAAAGTAAGCCCAAATGCAGCAGGGAAGAGCATCCACCGTGTGAACATTCCAAGAAAAGCAAAATAGATTGCAATCTGCAGATTATTCATTCCTTCATTGGATAAGGAGAATAGATAACATCATTTTCATATAATGTTATAAAGCTCAGAGTCATAGTCACACAAACCTTTGCCCCATAATATGAATAAATCTCATCGATTGGCTGACTAGTGAAGTCCCACCATTGAAGTGCCCAACTTCTAAGAAGTTTCTTTCTCTTCTGTTCATCTATCAACCAAAAAGCAATATTAGTCCAGGTTTCAAGTCACACCAATCTAGAGAAAAATTGATGGCACATGTGAGTTAAAACACCATGCAAAGGAAAGACTTGCTTAACAATTTCCACTGATTCCAATTTTAGAAGCAGATTCTCCCCAATTTCCCAATGGATTTCTTTTCCATCAAATTTAAGGGTTTTTACTGACTTGCTGTTGTTTACCTGCAAATTCAATTTTACAAGAGAACGAAAATGTTAAGACATGTCAAATTGTCAATAGGAGAGTTCATACAAGACTGCAATTCCATGGTAGTCATGGCCACACTACTGATAACAGCAATAAAGTTAATGAGCATGCCACATTTTTCGTTTTCATCATCACAAGAATGCTTTTTCCTAATGTTTTCTTGAACTAGAAAACTAAGGCACCTATAATCTGAGAATCGGGTAAAACAACAAGCGGCATGTGTGGAACTGGCTAACAAGCACAACAAATTACAAAGAGGGATTTCAACTTGAAGAAACGACAAATGGCCACAGAAAAAACTCACTATTCCATATATCAAGTGACAGTAGCACTGAAAACGCTCATACCAACTGAAAACAGAACCATCAGGTTGTTTCACAAAAGCTTcaacctcctcaacctcaaatTGCAAATCCATACCTGTCATTTATTACAAGACGCATTAACACAAACATAGGAATTGTATAACCACTCACATGCTAGTTAGCACTTAGCACCATCTGACACAGTGACTTAAATACTATCGTAACAGGCAGAACAGATGCCCCCTTTGAGGGAATCGCATATACCAATAAGAGTCCGTTTCTTGATTTGTAGTTCAGCTGCAGCCCTCCCCAACGTCTCCAAAGGTGCAGCCAACTAAACAAATGACAAGTAAGTTTTAGCCACTCATCAAAAAGCTTAAATTAGACACACATAACTTATTAAACCACAAGATTGATAGACTAtggttcataaaaaaaaaaaaaagaagattgaTAGACCATGGAACAATATCATAAGAAAATGCcttttttagaaagaaaaaaaaaaagagactaagaTTCCCCTAGACATaccaaaatgagaaaaaaaaaaaagaaattgtaaaCTGTAAAGCATAGAATTGGATGAAAGTGACCAATGAAACATATGGAGTTTTTAAACATAGAGAGGAATTGAGAAAACCTAACCTTGATGAACTCATCTGCAATGCCAATAACTCTCTCAACTACAAATCCCACCTTCTCAAACTCCTTTACAAGGACGTATGCACAGTCACATGATTCATCTTTTTCCTGAACCACTCTCCTAGGAATCACCACCCCAATTTCAAAAACATGTTCTTCATTTCCATGCTTTTTCATCTTCGACCCCACTAACCCAATACACGTGagaaaaagccaaaaataacaacaaattacCTCCCTTCCCTCCTTCAACTATTCAAAGGAGCATttgttttcacaaaataaaataaaaaaagcttcAAATGAGCAGAAGAAAGATCCGTTTTTGGCCAAAAGGGGTTGAAGAAAATGCCATAAAAATGAAGAATTCCGAGGAGAAAATCAATGGGTGCGCTGTGTTGGAAAAAACTAGCACCGTCCAAGGGGTGGAAAATTGAAGACGGTGTGTTGTATGTGTGGGGTCATACAAACTGGAATGACGAGAATTCCTAAGGAAAGGTTTTAACTTTGAATTGAAGTAAACACAAAACTAAAAAGGTGGTGATGGGAAAAAAGacggaaagaaggaaaaaatacaAAGAGGATTAGAACGAGCTTGAGGAAGGTGTCATAACTCATAAGCCTACCAAAATGAAACGGCCATTCTCAGCAGAAACCTCTCTCAGGAGGGACAGACACAGACACATAACATTAACACAGGGTCTTGTCCACGTCCATGCTTGCTACTTTTGtgcctttctctttttctttctttatgtaaaaaaaaacaaaaactttacCAAAAGTATTacagtatatttttattattattatgaaatgaaatatttacAGTCTTTCACAACTTAATCAACtagttttaattaagttttttttaatattttatttatttatttatttataataccaAATTcgaaattttgtttaaaaagatttaaatttaatttcattcgtACCCACAAATGTTGGTGTATATATTTTACATATGTTatgttattacattatttatattaattaaattaatcttttaaaacttaaatcatCATCATTATAGCAATTTCCATCATatcaaattaatcttttaattactaaaaatcgaaaatattatcatattaatattgaatttaattgctaaaataattaaactaacaTTCTATGACAATTTAATTTACTGATAGATAAatctttgaaagaaaatatataatttttatttaatcacaagtccttgaaaaattaaaatagtgatGCAAAATAACTTTTAAGAGACTAATTTAgtcgttaatttttttaaaaaaaaattaacaaagttaTGTGCGTATAAGATATAATAGTATTAAcagaaattgaatgataaagttgGCATTGTAATTGTGAGCTCGGGATTACACGTGCTGCATTTAAAACATAACCGTGGTAACATAATGGATTCTGCTGCATGTATGTATACCAACTGGATCTGAATGAGTAGACCCTGTAATGGCAGCTACTAATGTGATTATTAGCTTACAAAACCTTGTTTCTCGCGAGGCTGATCCTCGAGGTATATTTGGTTAATTCTTCTTTCTCCCTTGTGCTTCAcatttatacttattttatcCTTACTTTAATCCTGTCTTCTGCAtgtttacttaaaataaattatatgtaactatcaagaagaaaatgaactaAAATGAAACTATGAGCACACCTTTGATTGGAGCCTATTCATGGAAACCTTTTGCCTGTTTTATTTGCTTGAAATGTAGAACTTGTTAAAGCTTTTCTATGGTAGAGATAATTGAACATAACTATAGTTCCAAGAATCATTATTAATCATATGCCAAATAAGagcattattatattttatgcaaGAAACTGACTGATTAGTTTGGCTGGAAAGTTAGCTTGAATGAGCACCATATGGAGTTGAAAACCATCGAATATCTGGATTACAAGACAGTGTCCTGCTAATAAGTGTCTCGTTTACTAGGGGTGGGAAAAAATAAGGACTTGTAGACCATGTAAGGTGAAGCTTTAATACCCTTGTCAGAGAAAAGGATGAGCAAGAGGAACACAACTTCACCACAAGCTTTTAATGACCATAGAGGCATATATATGGGATCTAGACCTTTAGGATCGATGTATGTATATGTTTGTGAACCTTTTTGTATGTGATAATTGCTGATTATTTAAACAGATGAAAGGTTTGATTCCTGAAGGACTTAATTTACTTCTTATGCTGAGAATCTTCTGTGTCTTCTTTACGTATGTCCCTACAGTTTCAAAGCTCCAAGGAGGTGCTGCATTCAATGTTATTCCAGATTATGTCATCATTGATGGCACCTTCCGAGCTCTTTCTAGAGAAACATTGAAGCACCTTAAACAGCGCATTGAGCAGGTTTGTCAAGCAAAGGAGAAGAATAGATTCATTTTGCAAGCATAAACCTGAAATCTGAAATTAATGATCTGCTCTATGATACATCATCACCTCATTAATTAAtctgttgttttctttcttgtggTTGTTATACCAAATAGCTTGATTAGGATTATGATTATGAGTTTTAAGGGTGAACCTTTACATAACTGCAAGAATGAGATTGTTGTGTTGCCTTGTGGCCTTCACGTTTAAGGCTGATTCACACATTATATATATGCAGGTTATAATTGGTCAAGCTGCTGTGCAGAGGTGCAATGCAAATGTCAATTTCCATGATGAAGAGAAACCTTTATATCCTCCAACTATAAATAATGATGACTTGCACAAGTTTTTTGTTGATGTAGCTGGGAATTTGCTTGGTATCAATAAAGCTAATACTGACGCAAATAGACATGGCCGCTGAAGACTTTGCTTGGAATGAAGAATGCTTCATTTGAACCGGTTGCGCCATTACATTCACCCTATCTCGTAATCAATGAAGATGGACTTCCCTATGGGGCTGCACTTCATGCATCATTGGCCACTAGTTATCTTACAAATTATCAGCAGGACATAGCCAGGGTAGTCGGGAAATATTATGAAGAATTATAAGTGTTAATAATTATCAAGAGCCATTGTAGTCTTATTTCTTGCAACATTAACCTGATATGTGAAAGCATTGTTTACAGTTTTAATTGTTGCATGGTTTAGATTCCTAAGAGCGCATTTAGCTAACGGGAAAATGGGGCTAATAAAGATAAGAATAGACTTCACAGTCCATATGGAGAAGACTTTGGAAGAGGTTTTGTCTCATGGCTTCGTCTATGGGAATGGCTTGttttaagaagtaaaaaaaaaaaaaaaaaaagataaatggaGTGCTAGCTAGGAGTACACAATCTGACATATATTTTAGCTTActctattgattaaaatttattaaaaactgtaaaatttaagagaaaaattcAGTATATAAAACTTGAGACTCACCAAATAAATAACCAGTAACACTACAAGAAAATTCATTATCACCCATGGACATAATTTGTGggtaatgtaattttcttttttacgaATTTCCTACCAATAAATATTCGTCAATAATATGCTTGCATGAAATTATTATTGACGGATATTATGTTTTTGTCAATAATTACTGAGGATGGCTTAATCCATGGGAATGTTGTGAAGAAGTACCTACGGATTTGTTCGCGGATAATTACTCACACCAATAAATATGTTAATGTTGTGTTGTTAAAAACCACTTAACAGGTGAATCCATTAATGTGAAGTTGTCAACTTAACTAATTGTATATATTAAGTATGTGGCTTGGGTTTGCAACCACATCAAATTATCGGAGGGGGAGCTTTGTTGCCAATAGTAGTCCTATATGCCTAATTAGAGTGAAATTGTCTCCGGTAGAAGATACATATAATCTATATCAAATATAAGCATGTTAGATATGACTTAGAAAACTTAGTTTTCCTATTTTCATCATTGTCTCATACTTTGAGTTGAAatgataaataagtttttaagtGATATTTTGTGTCATTTTACATGTATTTTCTTGATAAAACTCACGTTTAgacattaattttgtattacaAGAAATCAAGAGTATAGCTACTCAATTGAGTGAAAGAGttgaaaattatatgattttatgaAGGTATGAAGACTTTGCACTTAATAACGGTCATGGTAAGTAGCACGACCATGACAAGAGCATAATTGACTTTCAGAACAACGTCAA contains:
- the LOC114417963 gene encoding anoctamin-like protein At1g73020; translated protein: MKKHGNEEHVFEIGVVIPRRVVQEKDESCDCAYVLVKEFEKVGFVVERVIGIADEFIKLAAPLETLGRAAAELQIKKRTLIGMDLQFEVEEVEAFVKQPDGSVFSWYERFQCYCHLIYGIVNNSKSVKTLKFDGKEIHWEIGENLLLKLESVEIVKQVFPLHDEQKRKKLLRSWALQWWDFTSQPIDEIYSYYGAKIAIYFAFLGMFTRWMLFPAAFGLTLQLIDFGSLKLVVLPIFFIMVILWAIMFSQFWKRKNSALLARWPISSIVAADQGYKISGRKSSSWQPPMELMKVFETDRAKEKEIFQRHEWLGRLMRFRNDAIIIFSIICLQLPFELAYAHLYEVLDSDIIKFGLTAVYLFAIQYITKIGGKVSVKLIMNENNENTEKRADSLVYKVFGLYFMQTYIGIFYHALLHRNFSTLRQVLIQRLLLSEVLENLVENSLPYLKYSYKKYRVRHKKNEKGEAREKFQFTSRVEKEYLKLSYSASIGEELEDGLFDDFLELALQFGMILMFACAFPPAFAFAAVNNLMEIRTDALKLLVILRRPVPRAAATVGAWLNIFQFLILMSICTNCALLAWLYDEEGKWKIEPGLAAILIMEHVLLLTKFGLSRFIPEEPAWVRANRAKHTTQAQDMCSKKLLRTISGGDKTFREGKKLE